The sequence below is a genomic window from Dioscorea cayenensis subsp. rotundata cultivar TDr96_F1 chromosome 6, TDr96_F1_v2_PseudoChromosome.rev07_lg8_w22 25.fasta, whole genome shotgun sequence.
ATTGCACTGTGTAACAGAAATATAGTCCATAAACGCATAATGGATGACATACTGAAAACTTTAATAgcataatatatttacaaataataCACGAAATGAATGGCTTTTGTGGATATAGAATGGATTTTATGACTATAGGAATAGTAAATTTAGAAATTGAAAGATCTAGCGAagccaaaatagaaaaatagatatttaaaaaaatctcctaaCAGTAAGTATGAAATGAATGTTTTGtacaaaagaatacttcgtatttgGATTAGTGTTAGTGACATCATGGACAAGTGTTACTCTGCTTCCACATCCTCCAAACATTCTGTGATGGTTTTTCTAGCTAACTAACCGATAAGTTGTGCAAATTATTTGTGTTTGTAAGCCAAGAAAATCAACAGAAACACAGCAAATAGCAGCAGCCAACAAACATTCAAATCCAAGTGATCAAGCAATGTCAGTCACACAAAGTTCGCCAAATGTATTATGTTAATTGACGAAATGAATATACACATAGTCACATATTCCACATAATTAAACATTGATTATACTTCTGCTAACCCACAAATCCCTGAATAGGTTTCTATACATGACACAGCATTCTTGTAAAAGTGTGCATTTTCCAACACAAGGACAGGAATCCAATAAAATGCATACCACCCTCAGTCCTAACTCTGAATCAAAGCATGCCTCTTGCGGGTGACCACAAACACACATTTCACAGaatcaaacaaaaaccaatTATACTTCTAGTCATCCACAAATAACTGAAAAGTTTTACATACAGGACACAGCATTATTTTATCGGTCGCACATCTCCAATACAACAAGGACAGTATTTCAATAAAATCCACACACGAATACAGCATTGCTGCAACATTTGTGCGAACTTGTTCCATAGAACTGTTTCTCCAGAAAAGCACCATTCTTAGCTTCATTTTTAATTAGACACTACATCAATCTAGGAAATATCTCCAAACTATATCCTTCGTTCATTTCGAATTTCAAGGGATTATGCAAAAAATGCAACTTTCCCATGATAAACACCATATCACAACACACACAAACATTGTTTCACAGATCCTCAATTCTAAAAGCAACAGCATATGCGCGTATCCCAGGaaaaaaagacaagtaaatCAACCAATTACTAGATCAATTGAATTTCTTCAGAAATTTACCAGCTCGGAGAGCAGGGGTATCCTTGGGCGAGGCTTTGAAGATCACGAAGGAAGGATCGGAAGGGAAAGGCGGCAAATAAGACCCAACCTCGACTTCCCGGGCTTCTGAAGCCAGCGGTTCTCTCCATAGTGCGGCGAGAAGCGCGATGCCGCCGATGAAGTCCCTCCTGCGAGAGACTTGGGCGCAGTGCTGGATCGTAGAGTCCTTGGAGGAGACGCGGTGCTGAGAGACGACTAGGGTTAGGGATTCGGGAATCGAGGATCGAGGAGACGAGGAGAGAAGGGGGTAGATGGGAGCTGCGGACGCGGTGGTCGCCATGAAAACTCGCTGGAGCTTTCTCTGGATTAGATTCCCGCTCTTATCCATATCATTtaataggaatttttttgcatatataccctgaTAAATTGTTCAAATTAAATACATGTTCATTTCttctagagttttttttttttgaaatatgtgtgtgttttttccCATACATTGGATATTTTATAACTTGTCTAGTTTCAAAACCAGGGAAAGCCTTGGTTTTCTTATGTTCACCACTGTTCATGCAGctatgtatataattttgtaattatgtATAATGATGCATAACTCTCGAAACAGACACTTCTATGATTTTGGAACCAAGGAAGATGACTTTGTGATGGTTTCAGTAGGGGTGTGATATGCTAATATCattcaaaaactcactcaagatTTGAACACGCAGTCAAGCATCAAGAGAAAtaagacaagcaaattggtaacccggGTTCGTGAAAACCTTTTCCTACATCCGGGAGTTGACCCGGAGAAACGATCCACTaaagaggtataagaacaaAAGTACGACACTCTCACTCTCTCACTCTAAAGAATATCCTCCGAGATTGCTgacggccacacactcaactctcaccgaagagtctctcacttgttggctcatcctaaatcttcaagcatgatctcttatatagacgcacggacgtctaataaagttacctcttttagaattctctgtgtcttcctaacttggacatcttctaaagttagatgttgcaataCCTAGTTACAACATGacccttactgaacatgactgagttatagccagatgcacccgaatctgtgACCTTCAACCTCCGGTTCCTTGATGCACTCGTAGCTGAGTTGACTGACCCAGAGCTCTCCTCACTGCAGTGCTTCCCTTCCTCTGAGTCAGCCCGGTGGGTCACCCTCTCCCGGGAGACGTGCCTACCAAGGCACATGTGACCATCTCACCAAaaatagccaccgaagatctcccgatcttctttccaaacttggcccaagtttagtcttcccaaatgatcttcgtttgactcatggaaatattattattaaacttgatctcatcttcatccaagtttagccttcaatatcttcaagtatgatcttcaatcatccatgcttggatctcctaaatctctaatcatatctcttaCAAGCTCCAATCAATCTCCTTACATGATTTAgactccatgaatagttccgcacatagatagctcttggatcttccttcgaatagtgttgctaaatatggtcttgctAATCTCCTTGGTTTCTTCTTACCttgtttagtttgtgtcttgagataccttcacaccaaactaaaccaaaccttgtgtcttctaatagcttcatacaatcttcatgatcttgaattcttgccaatgatagaatattcctctctctctctctccaaatAGATCTTGCTTAAAagagttctatcaaagatatgaattatcaTCTCAGATCTTACCAAGAATAGATAatcattcctaaaataaaacttacctttcttgaaTAGATCCTATAGACTTGATGcacttttcaaaaatagtttatcatcacatgacttTAATGAGAGgaaaatcttttaaataaaatctccaccttgatcttcatatcCCTTGAAGCTTCATTAATATttcgccacatcatcatccttatcacctcttcctttgatgagtcaccacatgccaCATCACcttcctcttgccatgtcatAACTTGGCTTGTCAAATAGTGCCAATCCACATAATCAAACTTAACactttggtatttttttaaataaataatcatatttcatatattaatatgttaagTCTGATTACGtaggattggcattatatgacaagccaagtggtgacatggcaagaggatgatgacgtggcatgtggtgactcatcaaaggaaaagatgactaggatgatgatgtggcaaaagatGTTATCATGACATTTAAtggagatcaaggtggagatttgattaagatttatattgaagattttatagatatttctctcaatacaatcatgtgatgataaactatttttggaaagtgcatctagactataggatcttttctagaaaggcaagttttatttttgatgtgattATCTATCcctggtaagatccgggatgattattcatatctttgatagagctcatttttaaaaaaatctatttgaaaagagaggaatattctattattggcaagagttcaagatcataaagaagctattagaagacacaagttaaacttggtatgaagctatttgaagacacaaagatttagtttggtgtgaagctatttgaagacacaaactaaataaggtaaagacataccaaggagatcatcaagaccatatttagcattactatattgaaggaagattcaagagctatctatgggcggaactattcatggagactagtcatatgaggagattgattgaagattgcataagatatgattagagatttgaagatccaagcatggatgattaaagatcatgcttaaagatattgaaggctaaacttggatgaagacaagatcaagtttagtaacaatatttccatgagtcaaacgaagattatttggaagaccaaacttgggccaagtttggaaaggaagattaggagatcttcggtggctatctttggtgagatggtcacatgtgccttggtgggcacgtccctcgggagagggagaccttccagtgatgtgaggaaggaagcactGCAAAGGgcgaggagctcgggtcgagtcaatcGCTACGAGGCGGATCAAGGAACCGGAGGTCAAGGTCATGATTTGGATGCATCCGCTAGTAACTCGCTCATGTTCGAGAGTGGGTCATGTCAGAAtcgggtgttgcaacatctaactttggaagttgtccaagttaggaagccacggagaattctaaaagaggtaactttgtagacgccggtgcgtctatataagacatcCCGCTCAAGATTTAGGGATGGcgccaacaagtgagagactctttGGTGAGAGTCGAGTGTGTGCCGTCACagcttgagaggatattctttgtatcgagagagtgagtgagtgttgcaCTCTTGTTCCTATacctttttagtggattgtttctccggccCGGCCCCCGGATGTAGGCAAGGTGGCAGTAACtcgggttaccaatttgcttgtctcttttatcttactttgattgtgtgtgagtgtttaatctttgagtgagtttttgagtaaaCTTAACACAcacacccccaccggaaccatcataATATGTTAAGATTATAgataaatgattatatatatatatatatatatatatgagcattcATCTTCGGGGACGTCCTAGAATTCAATTCTAGGATGTCCCTCACATCACCGCTAGATTGCTATCTAACGGCCGATGtcttatttaaaacaaaaatatctaaTTTGATGGAGAAGAACAAAAACCGTAACCATCGCACTCGGATTTTTCGCCTCCGCCTCCCTTGCCAGCGACCATTGATGTCATCTCTGAATTTCCTTATTCCGTAAGATCATAGAtgtggaaaaattaaaaaactaaaaacagtTTGAATACATGTGTCTTGTTGTGAGTTGTGAGCATAATACTTTGgaaataaattcattttttttttaataaggaaAGAAATGGAAGCATAAAATAGATGTTGCCAGCAGTCTTGCTCACATTTTGTGCCAAAATCGCAGATATTCTGTTGTTGCAGAataagtgaagaagaagaagaaagaggttagggagatgaagagaagaagaaaggagaaggagagagaTTCCTCTCAGAGTGTGCAACACTATCACATGGGGCGctcttttctaaattactcaTCAGCCGTTAGATTGCTATCTAACGGCTGATGTGGGGACATCCCTAGAATTGAATTCTAGGGACGTCCCCTGGAGATgaatgctctctctctctctctatatatatatatatatatatatttgacaaaatgGATAAGTCACACAGAGGAACATGTACAGGCTCAGAGTTACTCCTTTAACACTTACACCCTCACTATCACTATGCACCCTATGCATCGcctgaattaaaaataaaatttagaagatgctgattttaaatttaaaaatttataaataataactttattaattcaaacGAGATGATCataatcaatatttgaaaatataaaatatacatctatctaaaaaaatttttgtttagttcTAAAAAAACCTATCATATTTATGTAATTAGCAAATAACTCAACTAACAGTCAAACACCTAGGGGTCGTTTGACATCgatcctattttttagtttttagtttttttttctgttttgttttgtttttgctttgtctttgttttattttcaatgttttgaaaacaaaaacatatttggATGAACTAACTGTTgtgtaatttaaaaaactaaaaacaagaacaTGTTTGGTtaacacaaaattattataacttttttattattattttttaattcatatttttcaaaaaaaatttataatactttattttttatattagtttgactgaaaatattattaaataaaattaataatatagatTGTTATTGTATGGGTAAAAATATCTCATGAAAATTGTACTATTTGAAACTAAGATGATATTTTGTGGTTTgccttaaaaaattatatatatatatatatatatatatatatatatatatatatatccatttgatttaaaaaaaaaataaagagagggAGTATATATATCCAtccgattttaaaaaaaataaaataaagagaggGATGGGCAATATAGATACatagtcataatttttttttagatcaagTAAAAAGTCAACAGTTGAAACGatagattttcataaatattttttcaatatatacatatgttatatcctaatttataaaatccaaggggtcaaactataatttttttatgctatATAAAAGAAGGAAGGGGGTTAAAAGAGGAAGGGTTTCATGCTATAAGAAAGAGATTTGAAaaacttttccaaaaaaattaaaaaaatgaaaaagtttttAAACATGAGGATTgttggtaaatttttttaaaacaaaaataaggtgTCAAACATTTTTTCggagttttgtttttaaaacatgaaattgaaaacaaaaaacaggaATTGGCAACACAATGCCAACGACccctaaattaacaaataatacaattaaaaataaacatagcaCAAATTCACAATCTAAATCATTTATGtaacaattatttaacaaattattgaacaaataatcaattttttataacaattaatcaccaaaaaaaaatatcaaacaattttcataacaaataatcaatcaaatatttaacaaatatccaacaattatttaacaaatatcaaatatttttaaacaacaaataatcacataaaaattaaacaaacggaaaaaaaaaaattataagtccCTATAATaagagataaaatataaaatcaaaagagattgtattatagataaaatataaaatcgaAAGAGATTTAGCACAAAGAGAAAACTCACAAACCgcaatgatttttatttttatttatttttaatttttttagattttgagATAGTAATtatactttttttgttttatttatatttatatttattattactattttttacattaatattctaaaaaattgaaaattatgtattgataagttaaataaaaaaaatatatctaaatataaaattttaaaacaaaaatatttgaagatccatGTTTAGTTAGccatattatttaatattgtcatccaacatcaaatttatttaatataataattttattatttttatttatttattttaaatattgtaggtagaattttgaaaaaataaataaaaagtattacatttcatatgaattataattattaatattttaattatatatatatatatatatatattcttgggCAAGATGGTGCTTGAGCCACCCTTGCCCCTCTAGATTTGCCTATGGCTTTATGTAAACTGAAAAACATGGTTTCTCATgtgataacatataaacataataaataaggGACCTGGTACTAACATACCAAAAGATTATTGGTAAAAgactgatttttattttttttttattatttctgaaaggaaaagtttttgagttttgataaaaattaaaagattttcATATTGTCtcttataaatataacaaattcaGGGGATGTTGTGCAAATTGCCTGATAACCCTCCAAATCCATCAGACAAAAATGTCAAAAAATCAAAGGCTGGAGCTGTGAAGTTGAAATGTGTGGGtaactaatattaaatattttaattattttttaaaaaaagacaatttaaaccctttataaaaatataaaactcaaATCCCCTACGGGTCCACACCCACTTTAGtttctcattttatttattactatttagtTAATTGTCATGGTAAACCTACAAACTTTATTTTTGAGAATCTCAGGCAACTGCTCCTTTAACAACTTAGATTTTGAGTTTGATGTTTCAACTTAATTAGCGTGTTTGTTTAGAAATTGACTTCATAcaattccaatttttttatgaaataaaaaataataaaatataggtgAAAAGACTCTGATTGGTACCTAAATTACACCATATGTTAATTTtaactttcaaattaaataaacctgaaaaaaaacgatatatgtaaattaaaaaaaaaatataattgtacaATTTTGGCATTTTCCTATAATTATCCAACCCAGTTAGCACATGGACTGTTGAGCGTTAATGAACCAAAATATATACtgatatacatgcatacatatatatatatatatataaattctggattttttaaattttttaatataaaaggcTCCTGTGCTTCCAAGAAAAACAACTGAAGCGCAccttataaatttaaaacaaataataaaaaagcctaatttataaaatttaaaaaattattaaaaattcacaaaaaaaaaaaaatacaaccagATCCATACTGGGAGATGCACTTGACTGCACTGCACTGGTCTGCACAGTACTCCCGGGTCCCACAAGGAATCAATTCTAAGAAAAAGAGCCTACAATAACTTTATCTTAAATAAAACccaacctttttttaattaaaagaatcaaaactatcaaaataaacaaacaaatccaCCCTTGCACCCATCTTCCCATCCACACGATCAACCACCAACGGTCCAGATCAAATCTCAAAAAAATCCACATCCTGAGGCGCACAAACATCAACACTGTTAGCACTCAACGCAAGCCAAAGCCGCTCGCCGGAACCCAACCGGAAGATCCGGCCCCCGGTTCCACTCACCCTTCACGATATCGTAGACTCAGCACCACCCCGTCCGTTGATCCCCTTCTCCGCGAAGCATCTGACGACACGTGGACTAACGCCACGATCTTATCCTGTCCCAGCGCGGAACAGCAGAACCTCGCCGCGCCGCCGAGCCGAAGGTGTGCCGTGATCGGCGGCGGCTCAAGTCGAAGCCAGTCACCTCGGCGTCCCTTCCCGGCGTCCCACCTCCAGAATGAGACCTCGACGGCGTGGCTCGCGAGGACGTACACGTGCGAGCCGGCGCCGCAAGCGCCGACGACGCAGCCACCGCCGGGCACTGACGCGGCGCGGCGGCTCCCCCACACCCCCGTCTCCACCTCGTACGTGTCCATCGTGCCCGCCCACACGTGCGCGTCCAGCCTCCCGGCACGTGGGGAGGAGCCGACGATGAGTCCGCCGATGACGTAGAAGACGCCGGAGGCGGTGGCGCCGACGCAGCCGTAGCGGCGTCTCGGGGCGTCGGAGATGATGCGCCAGGAGTCGAGGTCGGGATCGTACTCTTCCACGGCGGAGGATCGGGCGGCGCCACCGGCGACGTAGATGCGACCTGCGATGGCGGCAGCGGCGAACTTTTTGCGAGGAATGAGGGTGGGGGAGCGGGAGGAGACTGCGCCGGTCCAGGCGTCGAAGCGGAGAGTGGCGCCGCGGCCGATGAGGTAGATGGAGCGGCCGAGAGTGACAGCACGGGCGTGGGCGAGGGATCCGTCAGGGATCTCGATGGGGATGGGAATGGGGCCGAAAGGGAGATCCCAGGACGAGGATAAGATCATCAGAGAAGCA
It includes:
- the LOC120263186 gene encoding F-box/kelch-repeat protein At5g26960-like, which codes for MAETCNPRRLPWLIKSCIPDPRREAAKLPSGTRPPPTVTSTAASPSISSLPDDLLLEILSRVPQPSIPSLSLVCRRFALLLDSPSFYALRRSHGLLRPALHALSVPSPSELFPASLMILSSSWDLPFGPIPIPIEIPDGSLAHARAVTLGRSIYLIGRGATLRFDAWTGAVSSRSPTLIPRKKFAAAAIAGRIYVAGGAARSSAVEEYDPDLDSWRIISDAPRRRYGCVGATASGVFYVIGGLIVGSSPRAGRLDAHVWAGTMDTYEVETGVWGSRRAASVPGGGCVVGACGAGSHVYVLASHAVEVSFWRWDAGKGRRGDWLRLEPPPITAHLRLGGAARFCCSALGQDKIVALVHVSSDASRRRGSTDGVVLSLRYREG